In the genome of Primulina tabacum isolate GXHZ01 chromosome 13, ASM2559414v2, whole genome shotgun sequence, the window TAATCTTATctcacccaaaaaaaaaaaaaaaattaatggtaTTTGTTTTTTATAAGGATGAACTAAATTTTTCGATTTCTATTAGGTAAACATCATGACTAACATAACAGTAATCAAACTTTTCTAGCTAGTTAAATCGCACTAAACCATGCGATAAATTTAATCGATAAAATATTGATAGAAGGAGTAAAAAACATTACTGATATCTTGATTATGATTTAGAGTGGACATAGTTATATAATGTTATAATTACATGCAAATGTCAACAATTGCTTATCATCAAACTAAATTTTTAGTAGCATtatgttaagattgaaaatttaatttaatttaacatcaAAAATTAGTTCAAAAAGATATCATTGTTAAGTTCATCTATAAAACTTTCAATAACTTAATTCAGTGGATTTGATATATTTAATATAGAGTGAGtttcatgtgagaccgtctcacagatcttaatctgtgagacgggtcaactctaccgagaTTCACAATGAAAAgcaatattcttagcataaaaagtaatattttttcatggatgagccaaataaagatttttcttacaaaatatgacccgtgagaccgtctcacacaagttttttacTTTAATATATCACAGTCTTGTAAAATTGAATATTTGAGCTCAAGTGTGCTCAAGTTTAGGTTGATGGGATTGTAAATTTTGAGTTCAACGTTAGCTCGAACAAATTTGAAATACTAAAAATGGAATTTAATCAATATATTTTAATCCGGAGAATCGGTCGAATTCAAGCTCGTCtcagaaaaagaagaagaaagacTAATATTGAAGGGATTGATTAAAAATCATTATCACGTTGCACATTATGGCAAATCGTATCTATCAAAAAACCAACCTTTTCGAACAGTAAGATACAGTTGGCAGTTCCATTGTCCCGGCACTATGGCCCCAGAAAAATCGATTAACCAAGTTCTATTCTATCTTCCTTCTTTAATTAAATCCTGTCgttcatatgatttttaatgaatatatatttaatatcttgaaattttaagtATATGTTCTTTTACGACCTTAAACGCTAATCGCTTTTCCGGCCGTCGTTAAACGATATGGTTTAACGTTTAATGAACTGTGAACTCTCTAAGATTCTTAGACCGGCGTTTGAAAATGGCAACAACCCATTTCTACGGAGAAATTTTGCTGCTGTTATTTTGTATGTTTGCAGTGGCGGCGGTGGTGGAATCGGGCATAGGAGTGAACTGGGGAACATTGGCACTCCACCGTATGTCGCCGGAGACGGTGGTGGATCTATTGAAAGACAACAAGATATCCAAAGTGAAGCTGTTTGATGCCGACCCAACTTCGATGCGGGCATTAATGGGAAGTGGGATTGAAGTTATGGTTGGGATCCCAAATGAAATGCTTGCTTTACTGAGTGCTTCTACTTCTGCTTCTGATTTATGGGTTTCTCAGAATGTTTCCAGTTACATGGTTAAAGGGGGTGTCAATATCAAGTATATTTTTATTCCCGTATTTTTAGTTGATTTTAGATTTTTGCCACTTTGATGTCTTCAAGTTTGGATTTTTCTCCTTGTGTGCGTTCTTTTGTTGACTGCTTCTCTCCTAATTGGCGTCGCTGATTCTGGCGAAGGCAAGAgggtttttttttccttctgaAAACTCATTATCTTATGTCCTAAATTATAAATGCTGCAATAATTTGAGCATGATTTGAAGATGTCTCTAGATGGATTCGTTGAAACTAATTGTGTTGATTCAGTAAGACTAGACAGTGCGCAATTTACCTGGATAGAAAAATCATTTTCCACGATCAGCTTTAGCTCTTGCAGTTTTCAAAATCCTTGGGAAATATGTCGAGGAATGTGCACTTCCAATTCTTCATTAACTCTATAAGTCTTTGCCTCGGTTTGCCTTGGGAAATTTATTTGCAGAAATCTAGATGTTCGGCATACAGGCTGAAAGTGAATCATCTTACTTGGACAAATGGACATGTAGTTTCTCAATAAATTTAGATAAATTTTTTACCCGCGTTTGGTGAAATGCAGTCTGCTGGGTTtggtaataatttttttatttttaagtagTGTAAAGCTTGAATCAACATTGTTGTTTACAGTTTAAATTTACTTCATGCTGCTGATACTTACAGTGTTATTGCAGGTACATCGCGGTAGGAAACGAGCCTTTTCTGACTAGTTATTCTGGTCAATTTCAATCTTATGTTTTACCTGCTCTTATGAATGTACAACAGTCTTTGGCAAAAGCAAATCTTGTGGGCATGGTAAAGCTGGTTGTACCGTGCAATGCTGATGCCTATGAATCTAATCTACCATCACAAGGAACCTTCAGGCCTGAGCTTACCCAAATTATGATGCAGCTCGTCTCTTTCCTGAATTCAAATGGTTCGCCATTTGTAGTGAATATTTACCCATTTTTAAGTCTCTATGGAAACTCAGATTTTCCTCAAGACTATGCATTTTTTGAGGGTACAACTCATTCTGTGATGGACGGATCAAATGTGTACTATAATGCATTTGATGGTAATTTTGACACTTTAGTCGCAGCTCTCAGCAAGCTTGGATATGCCCAAATGCCCATCGTTATAGGAGAGGTGGGTTGGCCAACAGATGGAGCTGTTAGTGCTAATTACAGTGCTGCGAGGGCCTTCAACCAGGGTCTTGTGAATCATGTTCTAAGCAACAAAGGAACGCCTTTAAGACCAGGTGTGCCTCCTATGGATATTTATCTTTTCAGTCTGCTTGATGAAGGGGCAAAAAGTATACTCCCCGGAAACTTTGAGAGACACTGGGGCATATTCTCTT includes:
- the LOC142521657 gene encoding glucan endo-1,3-beta-glucosidase 5-like, which codes for MATTHFYGEILLLLFCMFAVAAVVESGIGVNWGTLALHRMSPETVVDLLKDNKISKVKLFDADPTSMRALMGSGIEVMVGIPNEMLALLSASTSASDLWVSQNVSSYMVKGGVNIKYIAVGNEPFLTSYSGQFQSYVLPALMNVQQSLAKANLVGMVKLVVPCNADAYESNLPSQGTFRPELTQIMMQLVSFLNSNGSPFVVNIYPFLSLYGNSDFPQDYAFFEGTTHSVMDGSNVYYNAFDGNFDTLVAALSKLGYAQMPIVIGEVGWPTDGAVSANYSAARAFNQGLVNHVLSNKGTPLRPGVPPMDIYLFSLLDEGAKSILPGNFERHWGIFSFDGQAKYALSLGYGLLKNAKNVQYLPSRWCVANPTRDLSTVANHFKLACSYADCTTLNYGGSCNNIGEKGNISYAFNSYYQFQKQNAQSCEFDGLGMVTFLNPSVGGCKFLVGVADGEADFSFSNGRLILLLIIFLGFYILLV